The Magnetococcus marinus MC-1 genome contains the following window.
CTGAGTTCGGCCATACATGCCACATAATCAAACCCATTCGGCTGGTTAAGCAGCGACTCAAGAGGCCTTTTTTTACGCATGGCTTCGCTAATACACCCTTGGTGGAATCCAAAAACATGGTTGCGTAGCAGCGATACGGGAAGCTGGCAGGCCTCCACTCCTGAATTAAAAATAAGCGCGTTAAGCATCATGCGTTCGGTTTTTCCAAGAAACTTAATTTGGTCTGCACCTTCTCCATACAATACCGCCATTGTAGAGCTCCACGCCTTTGGCATCATTGCCGCCGTTAGGGCCGACTCCATGTAGGTACTGGGACTATACTGTTCCTCCAGGTCCACGCCATCTAGCCAGGCTGCCGCGCGGTTTTCTGCACTGGGCACATAGTAACCATGCTGTTGATAACCAGAATTTTCCTCAAACAGATCTAACCCACCAAGGTCTAGCTCACCCTGTTCCACATCACTGCCCAGCACCTGAGCGGCTTCCATCTCGGTCATAGATTCTGCCACCCGCAAGGCTTGTAACAGACCCACAAATTTAGAAACCACCGTTCCAAAGGTTTTATAATCCCCCTTGGTAGGCGTGTTTGCTTCACCACAACCAAGCCAAAAATCCAGCAAATGTCGATCTTCTATATCTGCTGGGTGAAAATCGTGCGCTACAGGCGAGTCTTTATCACGCGCTAATGCCTCACGCTCGGTCATGTCATCTTCAAACCCTGGGTGGTTCATAAGAAAATGGACCAGCTCCATGGAAATAGCCTGCTGATCTTTGTCGGGCAGTTTACCTTTCAACAGCTGTCTCAACGCGCTGGTTAAACGGTTTGCATGGCCAGCGGCTGTGGCGAAGGTCCACGGCCCTGTTGTCCATGCTTCGACCCATTGGGTCAGCCTATCGGGACCTGCCAAATGTAAAATTAGCTGCATCAACGCCACCAACAGTGGCATATGGGCATAGTTAACCGTTACCGGCTTATCTGGGTAGGGTATGCTCACGGAGTTATCATCCATGCCAATGGCTATCCCCGCATAGTGGATGTTACCGGGGTTTTGCCGGAGAGCATAAGCATATTGACGCGCTCTGGCAGGGCGGATAAGCCAACAGAAATTAAACCATCCACCCTCTCGCCCCGTACGCCGAGAGGCAACCCGCGTCACATGTACCAGATTAAGCATATGTTTACCATAGCTATGCAGGATCAGCGTTTTTGTGAGCTTTCTAACAAGGCTAGGTTCAAAAACCGACAGGCTCTCCCCACCGGGCAGGTGGACCCACTCATCACCCAACATCTGCAAAAAATTGACAAGTTCTGGATCCACCGCGCCTTTAGAAATGTGTTGATATGAAGCATTATTCATAGTGCCTTGCACTCCTCTTCAATCTACATATCAGAATACCCCTGCCAGCGACGGTCATGGTTATTAAGATAGTGGCGAAATTTCTGGCGTAACGTGTTCATTTTGCCACGAAAACGTGCGGATGGCGAGAGGTATCCCTTGTGATTAAAAGCCTCTTCCGTACCAGCGTAGTGCCCCTCTAAGCGACGCGTGAACCCTGTTTGATCTGGATTATCGCCCCACAACTCTTGGGCCAGCTCACGCGTCTGCTGCAACGATGCTTGAGCACTCGGTTCCGGCCCAGTTTCGGGTTTAATCGATTCTGGAAAGCGTTGGGTACCAATGACCGAAATAGCTGGCCGCTCCTCAGCTGTGGGCGCATGGTTCGCAGCTAAAAGGCTCTCCTCTTGGCCACGGAAGTGCTTTTCCCAGGTCAACACTTTATCGACATAGTCGCGCGTAGAAGGGATCACCCGTGCATTGGGCATTTTGCCCACCCGCGAACCGCCATTGTAGTGGGAGAGCGCCAAATCAAAACGACCCTCATAACGTTCCAGCAGACGATCCAAAAAATCTAGGCCCAACTGAATATTGGTGCGAGGATTATCCAGGCTATCGGCACGGACCCCCCAAAGGTTCATAGCCGTTTTTGGCAGAATTTGCATCACACCACGTTCACCGGCTTTACCCTGCAAATCGTCCTGAAAATCCGACTCCACTTTGGCCACCGCCAGCGCCAATGAAGGGGGTACGCGGGTATGTTTGGCCAACACCACCACCATATTTTGCACCTCTGCACGGCTGGCGGCGGCCGCCTGGTTGATAACAGATAAACTAAGGGCGGCCAAAACGGCCAAGGGCACGAGCATCTTGCGGGTCATTTTTCCCTCCTATAGGTTTATAAAAAGCAGAGGGAAAGCGATCTTTTCCCTCTAGCCGCGTAGATGGAGGGATTGGGGGGATTTTTGGATTCTGTGTTAAAAAAAAGGGAACATCCGATACAGATTAAACCCTTCAGCAATAAATCTTAAGACTATGAAAAGCAATATAACAACGGCTGCCAACAGGGCTGAAAAAAAGCCTAATACAGGATTATCTAAGCAAACTTTTAAAACATCAGGAAAAAAAAACAGAAAGGGAATGCAAAAAATCATTGCGCCACCAACAGCAGGCACAAATATTTTATCTCCATGAACATTGAAAAATATGCCGCAAGAAATGAAATAATATATATTTATGATAAACACAATACCGATCAGAATGTTAACTGGCATATAATATCTTGAATGATCCGTAATACCATACCTATCCGTAATACCATACCTAAAGTTTAATGCCTGAGCCACGCTTAGCAGGAGTGTTATAGAAAGATATAAAGCCAGCGCAACATCATATCGAGGATTATCCTTCTCTTGTGAAACCATAAAAATCCTCTCCCGCGCCCCGGCCATCACACTAAAACTTTGCAGTTCTACCACCCTCACCAACGCCTGCCCCGTTGTTTTGTCCACGGTTCCCATAACCACCAAATCAGCACTAAGCGCCTTACCCACCTGTTTGGCTTTTTCCTGATCCACCCAAAAAGAGGATTGAAACTTAAACTCTTTGAGTACCTGTTCAAGCATGCTGCGTTCAAGTAGAGAGCTGCGCAAACGACCAAGATGAGGGATCAGCCCATTACGCAGGTTCTCAGATAAAGCGGTCGTATAGACAGAGGTCTGGTTAGAGTGGCGCTCCAAAAGATCCGCTACCACCACTCGTTTGCCGTTAAACACCGCCCCCTGCTCCACCAACTGCTGCACCAAAGATTCAGCCCCTTCCTCGATACTCTTGCCGCCACAGCCACTCAACAACAGCAGAAACATGATCCCAACCCATAAACGCATGACTATTCTCCAAAAAAAATCCGTTGGAGGGGGCGTCGCCCCATCCAAGTTTTGCCCACACCACTAGAATTAGCCTGAATCGGTGGCTTTTTTTTTGGGGCGTGCTGACCGAACGCTTTTCCCAACACATCAACCCCCTGTTTTTGCCCTTAGAATGTGGTCCAGACCACTGCTTTCCGGCAATCTATGGCCAGGCGATGCCTCAGTTTGCCTCGAACCCCCCATTTTTTCAACATCAAGGCGCAAGTACCCAGATTAGCATGCATTCATGCCGCCATTCCTATGCTCTGTGATCATCCAACCAACGGCTATCCAGGAGCAAATCGCTTATACACCTGTTCGAATGCGTCGAATGCAGGGCAAATGGAGTTTTTAGAATTTTTTTTACCGGCTCTTCAAAAAAAATCCCAAATCACACCATTTACCTCAACAGAGGGATCGGCCAACCACCGCCCCAGCACAACACACCGTTCTAACCCATAGTAGGAGAAGTCAGATGGCAAATTGGCATTTTAATCGTTTCTTACAGCCGCGCCCCTTGTTAAACCGTATGGCCATGGGCAGCCTTGCCTTGAGCATGCTCATGGCCACGACAAACCTGGCCACTGCCGCCACAACGGGTTCAGGCATGCGTATTTTGGTGGTAGGTGAGGATAGCGACAGCAGCACCGTAAGCCGGCAAAGTGATGTTTTTAAGCGGGTGACGTCGGAACTCCAGCGGGTCATGGCAGACCACGGGCACCGCATGGTGGATGAAGAGATGGTCGCCGTAAATTGCGGGTGGAAGATCAAAACCCGCCGCCCAAAAACAGAGCTGTTTGAAGCCGCCAAGTTAGCAAACAGCTGCGATAAACCCAATACCCATAGCCGTTTTATGGCTATGTTTCGCATGTTTGCCGACAAAAAATCCGCAGGCTACGCCACCATGCTGCGCCTGCGTCTGGTGGGCGAAGTGTATGACCTAACCACCAATGAGTTGGTTACCAGTATCACCTATCCCCGCGACCGTGCGGCCCTAGAGTTCAGCGCACCCGCCGATTGTGACAAAAATTGTGTCACCAACCACATTGGCCTGCACTCGGCAGATATGGCCACATCGGTTGGGGAAACCCTGGGCCGCATCCTAGATGGCCGCTTGGTTGGTGCCAGCTATACCGAAGCCGATAATGAACACTCAGCAAACCAACAGGCACAAACAAAAGATAACTGCTGCCCCGACTGCTGCGATACAGCCACCACCTATCAGGTCACCTTACGCAGCTTTTCCACCGTCCGTGCCATGGCCTTAATTGGGATGATGAGTGAGGAGTTCCCCGGTTATATCTCACACGAAATCATTAGCAAGCAGCCCGGCATCTGGAAAATGGAATATGTTACCCAAGCCCGGGTTGCCAAGTTGGATGAGTGGCTTAATACCATGTTGATGGATATGGAGCTAGACCCAGACCGTGACGTGATCATTTCTATCCTTGACGGCAGTTTAGTGCTCGAAAAGCTCTCGCGTGATGGGCAACCTTTGCCCCGTCGTGTTGGCCCAAGTTTTCGCTAACACAACCTGCGCCAAAGCCCCAGGATGGGACGATCCTGGGGTGACTGGCGCTCAAACAGCGGGCTTGGGTCAACACACGCGTCAAAAAGGGAATAAATCCCTTCTGGCTGTGCTGTTTTCCCTCACGAAACGCCATCCCAACGCACCAGCCCTTTTCCCCGAAACAGGCCCCAATGGGCGCGAATCCATCATGCCCCTTGTAGGTACGGGAAACTCCCGCTTTCTTCGTGCCAGCGCCACATGTCCGGTCACCAAGCACGTCACGGGAACTTCGGCATTGACCAAAAAATCAACTGTGCAGCGCTCTATTACAGGCAACCACGACTCAGCCCCTTCATCCAGCCGCTGGCGCATTCTCGCAATGGATGGCACATGGGCTATGTCAAGCGCCTCCATGAACAATCGATCTTCTCTGAACTGCGCAATCGCTTCAAAGTCGCTCTTGCCCTGTAACAGCAAACCCAAGTAGCTGCGAGCAATGTCAGCATGACTGATGCCGTGTCGCAACGACTGCGCTTTCTTCAGTTCCTTGTCCAAATTCACATAGCGATCTAGACAAGCGCCTGCCAGTGCCAGACCCCTGGTCCCCGTGTAGATCTCCTGTTCTGATTGCTCCAACTTGAACCGCTTCATCTCACCCCCTGGGTGAATCATAAAACAGCTCATATTTTAACAAATTTATCCGCTTTGATATATGGTTACAGGCTTCACCACCCAAACAGACTCACGGATCCAGGAAATATCTATAGACAATTTCTTCAATCTTGCGGCACAAGCTTCCAAGGTTTGGTGCAGAATGGATTTTCGTATAAACATCCTCAAAATTCATAGATTCAAAATCCAACCGCGCCTCTGACAACAATCCGCTCAGACCCAGAATATCCACAAAGTTATCCATTAATGGTAGCTTTACACCATTGCGATCTCCCTCTTTGAGTGCTGCCAAACTAGCTCCAGCACCAAGTATGAATACATGGGGAGCTGTTACTTCGATCTGAGAAACCTCTTCATCTATTGACACTTCATACGGACTGCTCATTCATATTTCCCCGTATCTAAAGAAAATGCATCACCACTTCTTCCGGTCCAGCAGCGCCATGAGGTTGCGCTTGCGCCGGTGCTCGTTGCGCACATCGGCCACGATGGCCGGAAACTCCTCTGCCTTGCCTATGGCCCCGAGGAGCTTCTTGATCTTGGCAAGGTACTCCACCGCCCCCTCATAGTAGCGCTTGTCGGCGTGTTTCAGGAGGATCCGGATGTGCTCTCGGTAGATCTGCACCGAGTTGTAAGGGTCCGTCTTCTCTCGCAGGCCGGCCAGTTCCAGCCAAAGCGGCCCCGAGCATCCGCCCTCCCGGGCCTCATTCCAGGCGGCGTCCATCTCCTTCTCCCACAGGAACACCTGCACCAGGATGGAGTGGTCGTTCAGGGAGTCGTAGTCCCACCGCCGCCGACCGGTCTGCTGCTGTTTTGATGCGGCGATCTGCTCCCGGATATGAGCCAGCGCCTTCTCCCGCCATTCCGGCCACGCCTTGGCCAGTTTGGCGTGCTCAGCCAGAGTCTTGACCATATCAAAGGATGTGCGCTCGGTGAAAGCGGTCCAGGTCATGGCCATGGCATCGTCATGCCGGTCGCGCCGATGGTAGGCGTGGGCGATGAACTCCCGAAGCCTGGCATCACCACCTTTTTCCGGAAAGGCCTTCCAGCCCCGTTCGGCCCACTCCAGGGCGGTGTCGTCCTGGCCATCCTTCTGGTAGATCTCGGCAATCTCCAAAAAGTGAAACTGGCGGGACAGGTTCTTCGACTTGATGGCCACCAGCTCTTCCAGGTTGCCGGATGCCTTGGCCAGGGACTCCATCATGGAGGTGATGCGGTACCGTTTGCTGTCGTAGCGTCTGGCATCCTGCTCCCTAGATTCCAACGCCTTCACCTTGGCCCAGGCCTCTTCGGTCAACTTTCGATACCGGGTCAGGCCGGCATCCCCCAGCACGTCGGCGTAGGTTTCGACGGCATGGGAAAAGGTGCCCCAGTCGTTGCCCAACTCCCAGGCAAACAGCCGCTCCGCCAACGAGGCGGGTTCAGGTTTGGCCTTGCGGCAAGCTTTGAGGTGGAGATCCTGCAACTGCTTCATGAGCATGCCCATGTCGCCGCCGGAGTCATCCACCTGTTCCACGGCGCGCTCCATGACGCTGAGGCCGTGTTCCGTGATTTCGATCACCGCCTCGGCATGGCCTTCGTGGAGCAGCTCCTCGATGGATTCGACCACCTCGCCGATGCCGCTGGAGTAGTCGGGCATGTGCCGCCAGTCGACGAAATCATCCGACCATGCCGCCTCTTCGATGGCGTCCTTCCAGACCGAGAGGTCCAACTTGTCCCGGCTGGTCTTGGCGGTCATGGCCAACAGGCGGCGGTTGAGCCGGTCGTCCTCCTCGCACTGCTCCAAGAGCATCTCCACCAGGGCCTCTTTGCTCTTGCCCATGAGGAAATCCCGGACGTCCTTCTCGCCGATGCTGTCGCTGGCCTTTTTGCCGGCCTCCGCCAATGGGGCCTTCTGATCCCTCGCCAGCCAAGCAAGTCCGACGGCTACGCAGTGTTTGCAGAACTCGCAATCCTCCCCCAAGGGGCAGGAGCAGTTGTGTTCAAGCTCGTCTTCCTCAACCCAGAGCTGGACCTTGTAGGCCCGCGTGCCCTGCACCTTGCCGGTGATGATCCCGTCGCTCTCTTTCAGACTGGTGACGGCCCCGTCCTGGAAGTATTCATTCCCACGCCAGTAGTAGCGGTTGCCTGCCAGCTCCATTATGGTGGCGGTGGTCAGGGCCTTTTCCAGTGCATCGGGGTTGCTCTTTTTCCGTGCCATCAGAGTCTTCCAGGGAAAGATTGAGGTTGAAAACGCATCCATGCTATCAGGAAATCAAATTGACGCGCTATAGACAATCTGCATATGATGCTGGGTAACGGTGGGGACTCATGCGAAAACAAGCGGGTGGAACCATGGCGGGATCCAAGCTCGACGGCCTCTCCCAGATCCAGCGGGAGCGGCTGTTTTATCTGGAGTTCCGGGCCTTTTTCCTGGGCGCGGTCAACCGGTATGACATTGTCAACCGGTTTGGCGTGAAGGATGCCGCCGGCACCCGGGACATCCGGCTCTATCGGGATCTGGCTCCGGGCAATATTGAGTATGAGTACCGGATCCGCAGCTACCTGCCTACGGACCAGTTCAGACCGCTGTTTACTTTCGATGTGCCTCAGGCAATGGTAGCCATTGCCCATGGGCTGGGGGATGATTTCGTGGGCACCGGCAAACCGCTCATTACCTGCGAGATGCCCACCCATTTGAACACGCCGGATATCGACGTATTGGCCGCCATGACCCGGGCCATCCATTTGCGGCGGGCGGTTAAGCTTACCTACCGCTCATTGAGCAGTGGGGCCACCCGCAAGGAGATCGTGCCCTACGCCCTGGTGGACAACGGTTTGCGCTGGCATGTGAGGGCCTACGACCGCAAACGGCAACGCTTCTCGGATTTCGTCATCAACCGCATGAGCGGTCCGAGGCTGTTGGATGGGGAGGAATTCCCTGAGCACGAGACCCGGGAGGCGGACATCCAGTGGAACCGCATCGTGACCATGGAGATGGTCCCCCACCCGAGGTTGAAGCACCCGGAGACCATCGCCCATGAGTATGCCATGAAGGATGGTGTGCTGACGGTCAACGTCCGGGCCGCCGTGGCGGGATATGTGCTCCGGCGTTGGAACGTGGACTGCTCCGAGGATCATCATCTGGAGGGGGCCGAGGTCCATTTATGGCTCCGCAACCGACCCACGCTCTATGGGGTGGAAGGGCTGGTCATTGCGCCGGGGTATTCTGGTGAAAGTTTCTCAACGCCCCCAGCGGAATAGGCTTGCTATGAAACAAATTTTCAAATCTGAATTGTCAACACTGGCTGCCACAAAAGGACCAGTCCGAGGAAAGCTTCCCAATGGACGTTTTTGAGTTCCGCAAACGGCTCGTTTCTGAATACGAGCAGTTCTCCCGCAGCTTCAGCAAGATCAAAGCTGAAGACATGCGAGACCACGTGGATGCCGAATACAGGAATGGCCGTTTTTGGCCTGCTCCCCTCGTTCAACTGAACCCGAGTTTTGTTTCAGGAGGCTGGATCGACGGATTGGTTTCAGAAGGCCTGCTCCATTCAGAGTGCAGAAGCATCTTCCGCGTCCAAAAAGGTTCTGGGGAGATGGGCTTCCCCATGAAGGTGCATAAACATCAAGAAGAAGCCATCCGGATTGCGCAGCGTGGCGAGAGCTATGTCCTGACCACCGGAACAGGATCGGGCAAATCCCTTTCATACTTCATTCCTATCGTGGATCACGTCCTTCGCCACAAAGAGGGCAAAGGGAAACCCGGCATTTCAGCCATCGTGGTCTACCCGATGAACGCGCTGTGCAACAGCCAGATGGAGGAACTGGATAAATTCCTTCGAGCTGGTTACGGCAAGGATCAGGAGCCTGTCACATTCGCGCGCTATACCGGCCAGGAATCCAAAGAGGAGCGGCAAAGGATCGCTGAATCCCCACCGGACATCCTGCTGACCAACTATGTCATGCTCGAATTGATCATGACGCGCCATGATCCTGCCGACCAGGCGGTAATCAAGCACGCTGCTGGACTGCGATTCCTGGTTCTGGATGAGTTGCACACCTATCGGGGCCGGCAAGGCGCTGATGTAGCCATGCTCGTCAGAAGGGTCCGGGAACGGCTGAACGCCGACCTGCTCTGCGTAGGGACTTCCGCCACCATGGCCAGTGAAGGTACTGCGGCAGATCGGAATCGAGTCGTTTCCGATGTCGCCAGCCGTTTGTTCGGCTCTCAGGTCAAGCCTGAAAATATCGTCACCGAGACCCTGGAGAGGGCTACGACTTCGGACTTCACGACGGGCGAACTCGCGAACGCAGTGCAAAATGGCGTCCCTGCTACCACAACCTTCGAGGACCTCCAGAAGCACCCGGTAGCCGTCTGGGTTGAACTCAATCTCGGGTTGGAGCATGAGGACGGGAAACCCGATGGAAAACTGGTTCGGTTCTCTCGCCCACGAACCCTCCGTCAAGCTGCCGAAGCATTGGCAGGTGAAACCGGCCTCCCCGCGGACCAGTGTGAAACCTATCTCGCCCGCTTCCTACTGTTGGCATTTCATACCAAGGACGACAACGGGAAGCCCCTGTTAGCATTTCGGTTGCACCAGTTCATTGCTGGTGCCGGGAATCTATTCGCCACCCTGGAGCCTGTGAACCGCCGGTACATCACGGTCAACGGTCAGCAATTCCAGCCTGGTGAGCGGGACAAGCTCCTTTTCAACACCGTCTTTTGCCGTGAATGCGGACAGGAATATTTTCCCATTTGGGCCACCATTGAGAACAAGCATCCCGTCTCCATCTCACCCCGGGAGCTGTCTGAGCGCGCCAATGAAGATGATGACGTTCAGTTCGGTTTCTACATGCCGGACCCGGATGGTTTGTTCGACCCATCCGGGGTGGAAGACCACTTCCCCGAAGAGTGGCTGGATTTCGAACGGGGGGATGCACGCCTGAAACCCTACTATCGGCGCTACAAACCCGTTTCCCTCAAGGTCAACACCAAGGGGGAATCTGGCGCTGAAGGTATGCCCGGCTGGTACATCCCGGGTTCATTCCGCTTCTGCCTTCATCCAGAATGCGGCGTTAGCTACGACGGAAGCGTCCGCAGTGATCTGACCAAACTGTCATCCTTGAGCAGCGAAGGGCGCAGCTCCGCCACGACCATGCTCACGTTGTCCTCCCTGCGCTACCTTCTCGGCGAAGCAGAAGGCCTGGGGGCGGAAGCCAGAAAGCTGCTCGGATTCAGTGACAATCGCCAGGACGCCTCTCTCCAGGCAGGCCATTTCAACGATTTCATCCAGATTCTCCTGCTACGTGGCGCTTTGCTCGCGGCGATCCAAAACGAGCCTGATGGCGTTTTGCGGGATGACGCCCTGACCCAACGGGTTGTCGAACACCTGCGATTGGAAGCCGGCGACTTTTCATCAAACCCCGATGCCAAAGGAGCCAAAGCGCTCAATACCGAGAAAACGCTCCGCGATGTGATTGGGTATCGCTTGTACCACGATCTGCGCCGTGGATGGAGAATCACCAATCCCAACCTGGAGCAGCTACGTCTGCTCAAGATTCACTACCAATCCCTTCAGGAGTGCGCTCAGGACCAGGATGAATGGTCCCAGTGCCACCCTTTGCTGGCCAATGCCACCCCGGAACTGCGTGAGTCACTGGCTCAGGAGTTGCTCGACACCATGCGACGGGGGTTGGCCATCAAGACCATCTACCTGGATCCGAACTATCTCGAACAAGTCAGGAACCGGAGCTTTTCTGACCTGAAGGAGCCTTGGGGCCTTTCCGAGGATGAACGCCCCGTCACAGCTTCCGTCATGCTTCCTCGCCCGAAGAAGCAGGCAAACAGGTATGATTTCCCGACCGTTCATATCTCTTATCGGTCACGGTTCGGGTCTCATTTGAAGAGCCAGGCCACATGGGGGCCTGGCAATCCCGCATTCCCGAAAAAGTTTAATGAAGAGATCTACAATGAGTTGATCGATGGCATGCTCAGGGTGCTGGAGATCTACGGCCTTGTTGAGCCTGTTGAATTAAGCAAGGACGACCGTGGATACCGTGTGGGAGCTAGTGTTCTCGAGTGGTCCATAAACCAATCCCCGGAAGATGCTCCAGCCGCCAAGGGGTTCAAGGAGACCGACAACGCATTCTTCCGCACGCTCTATTTGAACGTTGCGGGCCAGTTGCAGGAGAAAGACCGTTTCCTCCACCAGCTTGAGGCGCGTGAGCATACCGCTCAGGTGGACAGCAGCACCCGTGAAGAGCGTGAAAACGCCTTCCGTTCGGCCAAACTGCCTGTGCTGTTCTGTTCCCCCACCATGGAACTCGGGGTGGATATCTCCTCCCTGAACACCGTCTTCATGCGCAATGCCCCTCCGACACCCGCAAACTACGCTCAACGTAGCGGACGGGCCGGGCGCAGTGGGCAACCCGCATTGGTCATTACCTACTGTGCGGCCCGTTCCCCCCATGACCAGTATTTCTTCACCGACCCTACCCGCATGGTTGCTGGCAGCGTCAACCCGCCAATGATCGATCTGGCCAACGAGGAGTTGATCAAGAGCCACCTGCATTCGGTTTGGTTGGCGGAAACAGGACAGAAACTGGGAACGTCGGTCAAGGACGTGCTCAACCTGGAGATGCCGGATTCATTGCCGGTACGGGATGACTTGGCCACTTTCATGGATACTCCGGCCGTGCGTGAACGTGCCGCCAAGCGCGCAATTTCCATTCTGGCGATGGTTGAGAATGAACTGACGGAAGAAGTCGCTCCATGGTATGGCTCTGAATGGCAGAACAACGCCATCCATGCCTCCTTCCAGCAATTCAACCAAGCGTTTGAGCGTTGGCGCTCCCTCTACCGGGCCACCACCAAGCAGATGGAAAAAAGCCACGCCGTTCAGATGAATGCAGCAGCCACGGAAAAAGACCGAAAGGAAGCCAAACAGCGTTATGACGAGGCTCGGGTGCAACAGGAACTGCTGCTTGATACCCGAACCACCATGAATTCGGATTTCTACACCTACCGTTTCCTGGCCAGCCAAGGATTCCTGCCCGGGTACAACTTCCCCCGGCTCCCTTTGATGGCCTTCATCCCCGGTCGCCGGGAAAAGGTTGGCAGGGATACATTCCTCAGCCGGCCCCGCTTCCTGGGGCTGTCCGAGTTCGGCCCCCAGTCCATTATTTACCACGAAGGAAGCACCTATCGGGTTCGCAAGGCCATTCTCGGCATCAAGGATGAGGACAGCGTTTCCACTTCCGCTTCACTGCCCGTTCAGATCGCCCGGCTTTGCCCCGCCTGCGGCTATGGGCACTTTGGCGACCAGAAGGAGTTTGAGCTGTGCGTCAATTGCGCTGAGCCTTTGGAGGGCGGCCGCAACTTGGTCAGCCTCTATCGCATTGAGCAAGTTAGCACCCGGCGCGCCACCCGAATCACTTCCGACGAAGAAGAGCGTCAACGCCAGGGGTATGAGACCATCACCACGCTGCGTTATGCGGAGGAAAATGGTCTGCCACGCTTCACTCCCCTCAAAGTCTCAGAAGGAAGTGACGACCTCCTGGAAATCCGCTACGGCCCCTCATCCACGCTGTGGCGCATCAACCTGGGGTGGCGGCGCCGTAAGGAGAAGTCCATCTACGGCTTTAACATCGATGTCACAAGCGGCATCTGGTCCAAGGACGAACAAGCCCCGGAGGATGTGGATGACAGCGTCGAACAGGGCAAGACGGTTCAGCGCATTACGCCCTATGCCGAGGACCGGCGAAACATCCTGATCCTGCAACCCAAGGAAATGTTGGACGAGGCCTCCATGGCCACGCTCCAGTATGCTTTCAAACGCGGTATTGAGGCTGCCTTCCAGCTTGAAGAGAGCGAACTGGCCGCCGAGCCACTTCCCGAGCGCGGCCGCCGCAATGCCATCCTGTTTTTTGAGTCTGCCGAGGGAGGCGCTGGCGTTCTGACCCGTCTGGTTTCC
Protein-coding sequences here:
- a CDS encoding lytic transglycosylase domain-containing protein produces the protein MTRKMLVPLAVLAALSLSVINQAAAASRAEVQNMVVVLAKHTRVPPSLALAVAKVESDFQDDLQGKAGERGVMQILPKTAMNLWGVRADSLDNPRTNIQLGLDFLDRLLERYEGRFDLALSHYNGGSRVGKMPNARVIPSTRDYVDKVLTWEKHFRGQEESLLAANHAPTAEERPAISVIGTQRFPESIKPETGPEPSAQASLQQTRELAQELWGDNPDQTGFTRRLEGHYAGTEEAFNHKGYLSPSARFRGKMNTLRQKFRHYLNNHDRRWQGYSDM
- a CDS encoding CsgG/HfaB family protein, whose amino-acid sequence is MRLWVGIMFLLLLSGCGGKSIEEGAESLVQQLVEQGAVFNGKRVVVADLLERHSNQTSVYTTALSENLRNGLIPHLGRLRSSLLERSMLEQVLKEFKFQSSFWVDQEKAKQVGKALSADLVVMGTVDKTTGQALVRVVELQSFSVMAGARERIFMVSQEKDNPRYDVALALYLSITLLLSVAQALNFRYGITDRYGITDHSRYYMPVNILIGIVFIINIYYFISCGIFFNVHGDKIFVPAVGGAMIFCIPFLFFFPDVLKVCLDNPVLGFFSALLAAVVILLFIVLRFIAEGFNLYRMFPFF
- a CDS encoding SWIM zinc finger family protein, with product MARKKSNPDALEKALTTATIMELAGNRYYWRGNEYFQDGAVTSLKESDGIITGKVQGTRAYKVQLWVEEDELEHNCSCPLGEDCEFCKHCVAVGLAWLARDQKAPLAEAGKKASDSIGEKDVRDFLMGKSKEALVEMLLEQCEEDDRLNRRLLAMTAKTSRDKLDLSVWKDAIEEAAWSDDFVDWRHMPDYSSGIGEVVESIEELLHEGHAEAVIEITEHGLSVMERAVEQVDDSGGDMGMLMKQLQDLHLKACRKAKPEPASLAERLFAWELGNDWGTFSHAVETYADVLGDAGLTRYRKLTEEAWAKVKALESREQDARRYDSKRYRITSMMESLAKASGNLEELVAIKSKNLSRQFHFLEIAEIYQKDGQDDTALEWAERGWKAFPEKGGDARLREFIAHAYHRRDRHDDAMAMTWTAFTERTSFDMVKTLAEHAKLAKAWPEWREKALAHIREQIAASKQQQTGRRRWDYDSLNDHSILVQVFLWEKEMDAAWNEAREGGCSGPLWLELAGLREKTDPYNSVQIYREHIRILLKHADKRYYEGAVEYLAKIKKLLGAIGKAEEFPAIVADVRNEHRRKRNLMALLDRKKW
- a CDS encoding helix-turn-helix transcriptional regulator, yielding MRKQAGGTMAGSKLDGLSQIQRERLFYLEFRAFFLGAVNRYDIVNRFGVKDAAGTRDIRLYRDLAPGNIEYEYRIRSYLPTDQFRPLFTFDVPQAMVAIAHGLGDDFVGTGKPLITCEMPTHLNTPDIDVLAAMTRAIHLRRAVKLTYRSLSSGATRKEIVPYALVDNGLRWHVRAYDRKRQRFSDFVINRMSGPRLLDGEEFPEHETREADIQWNRIVTMEMVPHPRLKHPETIAHEYAMKDGVLTVNVRAAVAGYVLRRWNVDCSEDHHLEGAEVHLWLRNRPTLYGVEGLVIAPGYSGESFSTPPAE